A genomic stretch from Streptomyces sp. QL37 includes:
- a CDS encoding ankyrin repeat domain-containing protein, with the protein MEPLSEEQTHQLVVIVTDLAREGRTAELLEFLDHGLPVDVQDQEGNTALMLAAYHGHTETVRALIGRGADVDLRNARDQSPVAGALFKGEDAIVAALVAAGADLDAGTPSARAAAEMFGRTALLK; encoded by the coding sequence ATGGAACCGCTTTCCGAGGAACAGACCCACCAACTGGTCGTGATCGTGACGGACCTGGCCCGGGAGGGGCGTACGGCAGAGCTCCTGGAGTTCCTCGACCACGGGCTGCCGGTCGACGTCCAGGACCAGGAGGGCAACACCGCGCTCATGCTCGCCGCGTACCACGGGCACACGGAGACGGTGCGGGCGCTGATCGGGCGAGGGGCCGACGTCGATCTGCGCAACGCCAGGGACCAGTCACCCGTGGCGGGGGCCCTGTTCAAGGGCGAGGACGCGATCGTCGCCGCGCTGGTCGCCGCGGGTGCCGACCTGGACGCGGGGACGCCCAGCGCACGGGCCGCGGCGGAGATGTTCGGGCGGACGGCGCTGCTGAAGTAG
- a CDS encoding catalase, whose protein sequence is MSDNTKPLTTAAGAPVANNENAVTAGPRGPMLLQDVWFLEKLAHFSREVIPERRMHAKGSGAFGTFKVTQDITRYSRAALFSEVGKETEVFARFSTVAGERGAADAERDIRGFALRFYTEEGNWDVVGNNTPVFFHRDPHHFPDLNRAVKRDPRTNLRSPENNWDFWTNLPEALHQITIVMSDRGIPDGYRHMHGFGSHTYSFINESNERFWVKFHFRTQQGIKNLTDQEAAAVVADDRESSQADLFDAIERGDHPKWTFYIQVMPEADAATYRYHPFDLTKVWSKKDYPLIEVGEFELNRNPENYFADVEQAAFTPANLVPGVGASPDRMLQGRLFSYGDAARYRVGVNHHQIPVNQPRGAKNVNTYHRDGQLRVDGNQGAVPGYTPNSYGRWAEQPQFAEPGLALDGAAADRFDYREDDDNYFEQPGNLFRQMTPEEQDALFGNTARAIDGASQATIERHIHHCTQADPAYGEGVRKAIEALKASKQA, encoded by the coding sequence ATTTCTGACAACACGAAGCCGCTGACCACTGCCGCCGGCGCACCGGTCGCGAACAACGAGAACGCCGTCACCGCCGGTCCGCGCGGCCCGATGCTGCTCCAGGACGTCTGGTTCCTGGAGAAGCTGGCCCACTTCAGCCGTGAGGTCATCCCGGAGCGTCGTATGCACGCCAAGGGATCCGGCGCGTTCGGCACCTTCAAGGTGACGCAGGACATCACCCGCTACTCCCGGGCGGCCCTCTTCTCCGAGGTCGGCAAGGAGACGGAGGTCTTCGCCCGGTTCTCGACCGTCGCCGGTGAGCGCGGCGCGGCCGACGCGGAGCGCGACATCCGCGGTTTCGCCCTCCGCTTCTACACGGAGGAGGGCAACTGGGACGTCGTCGGCAACAACACGCCGGTCTTCTTCCACCGGGACCCCCACCACTTCCCGGACCTCAACCGCGCCGTGAAGCGCGACCCGCGCACCAACCTGCGGTCGCCGGAGAACAACTGGGACTTCTGGACCAACCTCCCCGAGGCTCTGCACCAGATCACCATCGTGATGTCGGACCGCGGCATCCCCGACGGCTACCGCCACATGCACGGCTTCGGCTCGCACACCTACTCGTTCATCAACGAGAGCAACGAGCGCTTCTGGGTGAAGTTCCACTTCCGTACGCAGCAGGGCATCAAGAACCTGACCGACCAGGAGGCCGCCGCGGTCGTCGCCGACGACCGCGAGTCCTCGCAGGCGGACCTGTTCGACGCCATCGAGCGCGGCGACCACCCGAAGTGGACCTTCTACATCCAGGTCATGCCGGAGGCGGACGCGGCGACGTACCGCTACCACCCCTTCGACCTCACCAAGGTCTGGTCGAAGAAGGACTACCCGCTCATCGAGGTCGGCGAGTTCGAGCTCAACCGCAACCCGGAGAACTACTTCGCGGACGTGGAGCAGGCCGCTTTCACCCCGGCCAACCTCGTCCCCGGCGTGGGCGCCTCGCCCGACCGCATGCTGCAGGGCCGGCTGTTCTCGTACGGTGACGCCGCCCGCTACCGCGTCGGGGTCAACCACCACCAGATCCCGGTGAACCAGCCCCGCGGCGCGAAGAACGTCAACACCTACCACCGCGACGGCCAGCTGCGCGTGGACGGCAACCAGGGCGCCGTCCCCGGTTACACCCCGAACAGCTACGGCCGCTGGGCGGAGCAGCCGCAGTTCGCCGAGCCGGGTCTGGCGCTCGACGGCGCCGCGGCCGACCGGTTCGACTACCGCGAGGACGACGACAACTACTTCGAGCAGCCGGGCAACCTGTTCCGGCAGATGACTCCGGAGGAGCAGGACGCCCTCTTCGGCAACACCGCCCGGGCGATCGACGGGGCGTCGCAGGCCACGATCGAGCGGCACATCCACCACTGCACGCAGGCCGACCCGGCCTACGGCGAGGGTGTGCGCAAGGCCATCGAGGCCCTGAAGGCCTCCAAGCAGGCCTGA
- a CDS encoding 2OG-Fe(II) oxygenase encodes MTDTLQPTAASPAPPPAAPLGERVAGQSWEALAEDLDAYGSALTGPLLTPEECQALTALYDEPERFRTTVDMGRHRFGSGTYRYFTHDLPEPVSALREAFYPRLLPIARDWAARLGRPAPWPGGLAEWVAMCHDNGQTKSAQILLSYGPGDWNALHRDVFGEMLFPLQVVVGLDVPGTDFTGGEFIMTEQRPRAQSRGSSTTLPQGHGLIFTTRDRPVAGRRGWSAGPMRHGVSTVRSGRRRTLGLVFHDAA; translated from the coding sequence ATGACCGACACCCTTCAGCCGACGGCCGCATCCCCGGCCCCGCCTCCGGCCGCACCCCTGGGCGAACGCGTCGCGGGCCAGAGCTGGGAAGCCCTGGCCGAGGACCTCGACGCCTACGGCAGCGCCCTCACCGGCCCCCTCCTCACTCCCGAGGAGTGCCAAGCCCTCACCGCGCTGTACGACGAGCCCGAGCGCTTCCGTACCACCGTCGACATGGGCCGGCACCGCTTCGGCTCCGGCACCTACCGCTACTTCACGCACGACCTGCCCGAACCGGTCTCCGCGCTCCGGGAGGCCTTCTACCCGCGGCTGCTGCCCATCGCCCGGGACTGGGCCGCCAGGCTCGGCAGGCCCGCGCCCTGGCCCGGTGGCCTGGCCGAGTGGGTGGCGATGTGCCACGACAACGGCCAGACCAAGTCCGCGCAGATCCTGCTGAGTTACGGACCCGGGGACTGGAACGCGCTGCACCGCGACGTGTTCGGGGAGATGCTCTTCCCGCTCCAGGTCGTCGTCGGCCTCGACGTACCCGGCACCGATTTCACCGGCGGCGAGTTCATCATGACGGAGCAGCGGCCCCGGGCCCAGTCACGGGGATCGTCCACCACCCTGCCGCAGGGCCACGGGCTGATCTTCACCACCCGCGACCGGCCCGTGGCGGGCAGGCGCGGCTGGTCGGCCGGGCCGATGCGGCACGGTGTGAGCACCGTCCGCTCCGGGCGGCGCCGCACGCTCGGCCTCGTCTTCCACGACGCGGCATGA
- a CDS encoding alpha-ketoglutarate-dependent dioxygenase AlkB, producing MSALIPRPAMEVAPGAWHVPGWLGPAQQRELVTQCRAWATGPVPIRHTKLPRGGVMSVQTVCVGWHWQPYRYTRTADDVNGRQVAPFPDWMVRLGRRALLDAYGDEEAARDYTPDTALINFYDGQARMGMHQDKDERSSAPVVSLSIGDTCVFRVGNTETRTRPYTDVELSSGDLFVLGGPSRFAYHGVPKVHEGTGDPDTGLSSGRLNITMRVTGLS from the coding sequence ATGAGCGCCCTGATCCCGCGCCCCGCCATGGAGGTCGCCCCGGGTGCCTGGCACGTACCCGGCTGGCTCGGCCCCGCGCAGCAGCGGGAACTGGTGACGCAGTGCCGCGCCTGGGCCACCGGCCCCGTCCCCATCCGGCACACGAAGCTGCCGCGCGGCGGTGTCATGTCCGTACAGACGGTGTGCGTCGGATGGCACTGGCAGCCGTACAGGTACACCCGCACGGCTGACGACGTGAACGGCCGGCAGGTGGCCCCCTTCCCGGACTGGATGGTCCGCCTGGGCCGCCGGGCCCTCCTCGACGCGTACGGCGACGAGGAGGCCGCGCGGGACTACACCCCGGACACCGCACTCATCAACTTCTACGACGGACAGGCCAGGATGGGCATGCACCAGGACAAGGACGAGCGGTCGTCCGCCCCGGTCGTGTCCCTGTCCATCGGCGACACCTGCGTCTTCCGCGTCGGCAACACCGAGACCCGCACCAGGCCCTACACCGACGTCGAACTCTCCTCGGGCGACCTCTTCGTCCTCGGCGGTCCCTCGCGCTTCGCCTACCACGGCGTCCCGAAGGTCCACGAGGGCACGGGCGACCCGGACACCGGGCTGAGCTCCGGGCGGCTGAACATCACGATGCGGGTCACCGGGCTCTCCTAG
- a CDS encoding Fur family transcriptional regulator, with translation MIETEARTLLRGASLRVTRPRVAVLSAVHEAPHSDVSTLLTLVRTRIGAVSTQAVYDVLKTLVDAGLARRIDLPNSPARYEGQSRDDHQHVVCRSCGTIADAGVPQGSPRLEAPQDHGFTVDHVEVTYWGLCPGCRTARGGRVPESALASFHTEEQENF, from the coding sequence GTGATCGAAACCGAGGCCAGGACCCTCCTGCGCGGAGCGTCATTGCGAGTGACCCGTCCCAGGGTCGCCGTGCTCTCGGCGGTCCACGAGGCCCCGCACTCCGATGTCAGTACCCTCCTCACTCTGGTACGCACACGCATCGGAGCGGTCTCGACCCAAGCCGTCTACGACGTACTCAAGACGCTCGTCGACGCCGGACTGGCGCGGCGGATCGACCTGCCGAACTCTCCGGCACGGTACGAAGGACAGTCCCGGGACGACCATCAGCACGTGGTCTGCCGCTCGTGCGGCACGATCGCCGACGCCGGTGTCCCCCAGGGCTCTCCGCGCCTGGAGGCGCCCCAGGATCACGGGTTCACCGTCGACCACGTGGAGGTGACGTACTGGGGCCTGTGTCCCGGATGTCGGACCGCCCGTGGCGGACGGGTCCCGGAGTCGGCGCTCGCAAGTTTCCACACGGAGGAGCAGGAAAATTTCTGA
- the gmd gene encoding GDP-mannose 4,6-dehydratase: MAKTALITGVTGQDGSYLAELLLEKGYTVHGLIRRSSSFNTERIDHIYQGPEEANRSFVLHHADLSDGVALVNLLRDIQPDEVYNLGAQSHVRVSFDAPLYTGDVTGLGTVRLLEAIRASRIETRVYQASSSEMFGASPPPQNEATPFHPRSPYSVAKVYSYWATVNYREAYGMFATNGILFNHESPRRGETFVTRKITRGVARIKAGLQDRLHLGNLDAVRDWGYAPEYVEAMWRMLQCDTPDDYVVATGEGVSVRQFLEYAFEHAGLDWAEHVRYDPKYERPSEVDALIGDASKAEELLGWKPEVKSRELARIMVDADIRLLSDQLTGSAVRVDR; encoded by the coding sequence ATGGCGAAAACCGCACTCATCACCGGCGTGACCGGACAGGACGGTTCGTACCTGGCGGAGCTGCTGCTCGAGAAGGGGTACACGGTCCACGGCCTGATACGCCGCTCGTCGAGCTTCAACACGGAGCGGATCGACCACATCTATCAGGGGCCCGAGGAAGCGAATCGATCCTTCGTGCTCCATCACGCCGACCTGTCCGACGGGGTCGCACTGGTGAACCTGCTGCGGGACATACAGCCCGACGAGGTCTACAACCTCGGCGCGCAGTCGCATGTCCGGGTGTCGTTCGACGCACCGCTGTACACGGGGGACGTCACCGGGCTCGGAACGGTCCGGCTGCTGGAGGCGATACGGGCGAGCCGTATCGAGACCCGGGTCTACCAGGCCTCCTCCTCCGAGATGTTCGGGGCGAGCCCGCCCCCGCAGAACGAGGCGACACCGTTCCACCCGCGCAGCCCGTACAGCGTGGCCAAGGTGTACTCGTACTGGGCGACGGTCAACTACCGCGAGGCGTACGGCATGTTCGCCACCAACGGCATCCTGTTCAACCACGAGTCCCCGCGCCGGGGTGAGACCTTCGTGACCCGCAAGATCACCCGCGGGGTGGCCAGGATCAAGGCCGGTCTGCAGGACCGGCTGCATCTCGGCAATCTCGACGCCGTGCGCGACTGGGGGTACGCCCCCGAGTACGTGGAGGCGATGTGGCGGATGCTCCAGTGCGACACCCCCGACGACTACGTGGTGGCCACCGGTGAGGGGGTCAGCGTCCGGCAGTTCCTCGAGTACGCCTTCGAGCACGCGGGGCTCGACTGGGCGGAGCACGTCCGCTACGACCCGAAGTACGAGCGCCCCAGCGAGGTCGACGCGCTGATCGGCGACGCGTCCAAGGCGGAGGAACTCCTCGGCTGGAAGCCGGAGGTGAAGTCGCGCGAGCTGGCCCGGATCATGGTGGACGCGGACATCCGGCTGCTCAGCGACCAGCTCACGGGCTCCGCGGTCCGGGTGGACAGATGA
- a CDS encoding GDP-L-fucose synthase yields the protein MTTDLPGPSQESARPLLRPGARIFVAGHRGLVGSALVRRLTADGHDVITRGRDELDLREAAPTEAFLRATRPDAVVLAAAKVGGIMANSTSPVQFLEDNLRIQLSVIAGAHAAGIQRLLFLGSSCIYPKHAPQPIPEDALLTGPLEPTNEAYALAKIAGIVQVQSYRRQYGASYISAMPTNLYGPGDNFDLETSHVLPALIRRFHEAKRDGADEVTLWGSGSPRREFLHVDDLAAACARLLEVYDGADPVNVGCGEDLTIRELAETIRDVTEYQGSVVWDTSKPDGTPRKLLDVSRLSSLGFKPQIPLRDGIARTYAWWLGRNAPQG from the coding sequence ATGACGACTGACCTCCCAGGACCGTCCCAGGAATCCGCCCGCCCCCTGCTGCGGCCCGGCGCCCGCATATTCGTCGCGGGCCACCGCGGCCTCGTCGGCTCGGCTCTGGTGCGCCGCCTCACCGCCGACGGCCACGACGTGATCACCCGCGGCCGGGACGAACTCGATCTGCGCGAGGCGGCGCCGACCGAGGCGTTCCTGCGCGCCACCCGCCCGGACGCGGTGGTGCTGGCCGCCGCCAAGGTGGGCGGGATCATGGCCAACAGCACGAGCCCCGTGCAGTTCCTGGAGGACAACCTCCGGATCCAGCTCTCGGTGATCGCCGGCGCGCACGCCGCCGGGATCCAGCGGCTGCTCTTCCTCGGCTCCTCGTGCATCTACCCCAAGCACGCCCCCCAGCCGATCCCCGAGGACGCGCTGCTCACAGGGCCCCTGGAACCGACCAACGAGGCCTACGCGCTGGCCAAGATCGCCGGGATCGTGCAGGTCCAGTCGTACCGCCGGCAGTACGGCGCCTCGTACATCAGCGCCATGCCCACCAATCTCTACGGCCCGGGGGACAACTTCGACCTGGAGACCTCGCATGTGCTGCCCGCCCTGATCCGCCGCTTCCACGAGGCGAAGCGGGACGGTGCGGACGAGGTCACCCTGTGGGGCTCCGGCAGCCCCCGCCGCGAATTCCTCCACGTCGACGATCTCGCCGCCGCCTGTGCGCGGCTGCTGGAGGTGTACGACGGTGCCGACCCGGTCAACGTCGGCTGCGGCGAGGACCTCACCATCCGCGAACTCGCCGAGACCATCCGTGATGTGACGGAGTATCAGGGCAGCGTCGTGTGGGACACCTCGAAGCCCGACGGCACACCGCGCAAGCTCCTCGACGTGTCCCGGCTCTCCTCCCTCGGCTTCAAACCGCAGATCCCCCTGCGGGACGGCATCGCCCGCACCTACGCCTGGTGGCTCGGCCGGAACGCCCCGCAGGGCTGA
- a CDS encoding AlkA N-terminal domain-containing protein, whose amino-acid sequence MTSDDSRYEAVTSRDARFDGDFFFAVSTTGIYCRPSCPATTPKRRNVTFFPTAAAAQSGGFRACRRCRPDAVPGSADWNARADLVGRAMRLIGDGVVDREGVAGLAARLGYSARQVQRQLNAEVGAGPIALARAQRAHTARILLQTTTLQAADVAFAAGFSSIRQFNDTVREIYALTPGELRTARPGSSSRFGSVPTADGAGGVPLRLAHRGPYAAAEIFDHLAARALTGIEEMAGERGDRTYRRTLRLPHGTGIAEVRELTGDGWLECRLHLGDLRDLTTATQRMRRLFDLDADPHAVAERLGADPVMAPLVARTPGLRAPGAADVHELAVRAVLGQDVTVAVGRRLGSALVAAYGAPLQVPNGALTRTFPDPGDLAEAGLEELGTTGSSRATLRAVATALADGWIGLDPGADRDQAEKELLSLPGVGPWAAGCIRMRALGDPDVLLAGDTAVGAGMRHAGAGAGGAEAWRPWRTYAMHHFWNAAADRTRLAAA is encoded by the coding sequence ATGACCAGTGACGACAGCAGGTACGAGGCGGTGACCAGCCGCGACGCCCGGTTCGACGGCGATTTCTTCTTCGCCGTGTCCACGACCGGGATCTACTGCCGCCCGAGCTGTCCCGCCACCACGCCCAAGCGCCGGAACGTCACGTTCTTCCCCACCGCGGCAGCCGCCCAGAGCGGCGGATTCCGCGCCTGCCGACGCTGCCGCCCGGACGCGGTGCCCGGCTCGGCGGACTGGAACGCGCGCGCCGACCTGGTCGGCCGGGCGATGCGGCTGATCGGCGACGGAGTCGTCGACCGGGAGGGCGTGGCCGGGCTGGCCGCGCGCCTCGGCTACAGCGCCCGCCAGGTGCAGCGCCAGCTGAACGCCGAGGTCGGCGCGGGGCCCATCGCGCTCGCCCGCGCCCAGCGGGCCCACACCGCGCGGATCCTGCTCCAGACCACCACCCTGCAGGCCGCCGACGTCGCGTTCGCCGCGGGTTTCTCCAGCATCCGCCAGTTCAACGACACGGTCCGGGAGATCTACGCACTCACCCCGGGCGAGCTGCGCACCGCCCGGCCCGGCAGCTCCTCCCGCTTCGGCTCCGTCCCCACCGCCGACGGGGCCGGGGGAGTGCCGCTGCGGCTCGCCCACCGGGGGCCCTACGCGGCGGCCGAGATCTTCGACCACCTCGCGGCCCGCGCCCTCACCGGCATCGAGGAGATGGCCGGCGAGCGGGGCGACCGCACCTACCGACGCACCCTGCGCCTGCCGCACGGCACCGGCATCGCCGAGGTCCGCGAACTGACCGGCGACGGCTGGCTGGAGTGCCGGCTGCACCTGGGCGACCTGCGGGACCTGACCACCGCCACCCAGCGGATGCGCCGCCTCTTCGACCTGGACGCCGACCCGCACGCGGTCGCCGAACGCCTGGGCGCCGACCCCGTGATGGCCCCGCTCGTCGCCCGTACCCCCGGGCTGCGGGCCCCCGGCGCCGCCGACGTCCATGAGCTGGCGGTCCGCGCCGTTCTCGGCCAGGACGTCACCGTCGCCGTGGGGCGCCGGCTGGGCAGCGCCCTGGTGGCGGCCTACGGCGCGCCCCTCCAGGTGCCGAACGGCGCCCTCACCCGTACGTTCCCCGACCCCGGCGACCTGGCCGAAGCCGGCCTGGAGGAGCTGGGCACCACCGGCTCCTCGCGCGCCACCCTGCGCGCCGTCGCCACCGCCCTGGCCGACGGGTGGATCGGGCTCGACCCCGGCGCCGACCGCGACCAGGCGGAGAAGGAGCTCCTGAGCCTGCCGGGCGTCGGCCCCTGGGCGGCCGGCTGCATCCGCATGCGGGCGCTCGGCGACCCCGACGTGCTGCTGGCCGGCGACACGGCCGTCGGCGCGGGCATGCGGCACGCGGGCGCCGGCGCGGGGGGCGCCGAGGCGTGGCGTCCCTGGCGTACGTACGCCATGCACCACTTCTGGAACGCGGCCGCGGACCGGACCCGTCTCGCGGCGGCGTGA
- a CDS encoding ABC transporter substrate-binding protein — protein sequence MNHLTERPSPLISDHDLAAHGTPRDPAAHTGEELAALVALLLGQRKPRTETVSVGHSRDAASRAAARAFATAWSAHGGTVLTTVDWPETAASWLRPATRLASGPPDAWVMAAALPGFAQLARRLRRSTDWDPARTYAFASLQDSRLPALAGPDTVHGMRGATADGGTWGVRGRWLTSSPAGGMSS from the coding sequence ATGAACCACCTCACCGAACGTCCGTCCCCGCTGATCAGCGACCACGACCTCGCCGCCCACGGCACGCCGCGGGACCCCGCCGCGCACACCGGGGAGGAACTCGCCGCGCTGGTCGCCCTGTTGCTGGGACAGCGGAAGCCCCGGACCGAAACCGTCTCCGTGGGCCACAGCAGGGACGCCGCGTCCCGAGCCGCTGCCCGCGCCTTCGCCACCGCGTGGAGCGCACACGGCGGCACGGTCCTCACCACGGTGGACTGGCCCGAGACGGCAGCCTCCTGGCTGCGCCCGGCGACCCGGCTGGCGAGCGGACCCCCCGACGCATGGGTGATGGCGGCCGCCCTGCCCGGATTCGCCCAGCTGGCCCGCCGGCTGCGCCGCTCCACCGACTGGGACCCGGCCCGCACCTACGCCTTCGCGTCCCTCCAGGACTCCCGTCTCCCGGCGCTCGCGGGCCCTGACACCGTCCACGGCATGCGGGGTGCCACGGCGGACGGCGGCACGTGGGGCGTACGCGGCAGGTGGCTCACCTCCAGCCCGGCGGGAGGGATGTCGTCATGA
- a CDS encoding sugar transferase, translating into MGHVEIPESDISGPVGLAGAPRPRTAGSRNHWVAPRQSWRAPTTVERDHAERPRAKKSPAPRVPVLVLTDLLGLGVPAWLALRAGDQPGPSAAAASAALVWTGVRAVRGRYARRLPGEAAGAAHAPFGDWLALVGVLAVLLAVTGGGLDPATAVAALVPGLAVAVLVGAAGRLRRTAGRRGGRRVLVVGEAAGLDRAVNLLNSRQDHPYTAVAVIPVGPAVPDCGTPVPGRLAPAPADDDVSTVLGGAFAHDADLVLVAPGPQLDDDRLSRLAWGLHDGGLALCVLSELSGVAAARVRPASAAGLTLLHVAPPLRRGPQAALKAVVDRAGAALGLLVLAPLFFGVALAVRLSSPGPVFHRQTRHGLHNRPFTMWKFRTMVADAESLREQLSAANESEGPMFKMRRDPRVTRIGHALRRTSVDELPQLLNVLRGDMSLVGPRPPLPEEVSRYDERELRRLAVRPGLTGLWQVSGRSDLSWQETVSLDLWYVDNWSVATDVGLLARTVRAVTDGRGAY; encoded by the coding sequence ATGGGGCATGTCGAAATACCTGAATCGGATATATCCGGGCCTGTCGGGCTCGCGGGAGCACCACGACCGCGTACCGCCGGGTCCCGGAACCACTGGGTGGCTCCACGGCAGTCGTGGAGAGCACCGACGACCGTCGAGCGCGATCACGCGGAGAGACCACGGGCGAAGAAGTCGCCCGCTCCGCGTGTGCCCGTACTCGTCCTGACCGATCTGCTGGGCCTGGGGGTTCCGGCCTGGCTCGCGCTGCGGGCCGGTGATCAGCCGGGGCCGTCGGCCGCCGCCGCGTCGGCCGCGCTCGTCTGGACCGGGGTGCGCGCGGTGCGCGGGCGGTACGCGCGGCGACTGCCGGGAGAAGCCGCCGGGGCGGCCCACGCCCCCTTCGGCGACTGGCTGGCGCTCGTCGGGGTGCTGGCCGTGCTGCTGGCCGTGACGGGCGGGGGCCTCGACCCGGCCACCGCCGTCGCGGCGCTGGTGCCCGGTCTGGCCGTGGCCGTCCTGGTGGGGGCCGCGGGCCGGTTACGGCGCACGGCGGGCCGCCGAGGGGGGCGCCGGGTCCTGGTGGTCGGTGAGGCCGCGGGCCTGGACCGGGCGGTCAATCTGCTCAACTCCCGCCAGGATCACCCGTATACGGCGGTGGCAGTCATCCCGGTCGGTCCGGCGGTGCCGGACTGCGGGACTCCGGTGCCGGGGCGTCTGGCGCCCGCACCGGCCGACGACGATGTGTCCACGGTGCTCGGCGGCGCCTTCGCCCACGACGCGGATCTGGTGCTCGTCGCGCCCGGCCCGCAGCTCGACGACGACCGGCTGAGCCGGCTGGCGTGGGGTCTGCACGACGGCGGGCTGGCCCTCTGCGTCCTCTCGGAGCTGTCGGGTGTCGCCGCGGCCCGGGTGCGGCCGGCCTCCGCCGCCGGACTAACGCTGCTGCATGTCGCACCGCCGCTGCGACGCGGCCCGCAGGCCGCGCTCAAGGCCGTCGTGGACCGGGCGGGCGCCGCTCTCGGGCTGCTGGTGCTCGCGCCCCTGTTCTTCGGGGTGGCCCTGGCGGTTCGGCTCTCGTCACCCGGTCCGGTCTTCCACCGCCAGACGCGTCACGGCCTGCACAACCGGCCGTTCACCATGTGGAAGTTCCGCACGATGGTGGCGGACGCGGAGTCCCTGAGGGAGCAGCTCTCGGCAGCGAACGAGAGCGAGGGCCCGATGTTCAAGATGCGCCGCGATCCCCGGGTGACCCGCATCGGCCACGCCCTGCGGCGCACCTCCGTGGACGAGCTCCCGCAGCTCCTCAACGTGCTACGGGGTGACATGTCCCTGGTGGGCCCGCGTCCGCCACTGCCGGAGGAGGTCTCGCGCTACGACGAGCGGGAGCTCCGACGGCTGGCGGTACGGCCGGGGCTGACCGGTCTGTGGCAGGTCAGCGGACGGTCGGACCTGTCCTGGCAGGAGACGGTCTCGCTGGACCTCTGGTACGTGGACAACTGGTCCGTGGCGACGGACGTGGGGCTCCTCGCCAGAACGGTGCGCGCCGTCACCGACGGCCGCGGGGCGTACTGA
- a CDS encoding methylated-DNA--[protein]-cysteine S-methyltransferase: MTLYTTIDSPLGELLLVGEESATADGGTALASLSVPGQKGGATVQDGWAESPEAFTVIAAELRAYFEGSRTGFGIECTVSRGTDFQRRVWEALEAIPYGTTLSYGEIAARIGASRAAVRSVGTAIGANPLLVVRPCHRVIGASGALTGYSGGLDRKRKLLDLENHHQAA; this comes from the coding sequence ATGACGCTCTACACCACGATCGACAGCCCGCTCGGCGAGCTGCTGCTGGTGGGCGAGGAGTCGGCCACCGCGGACGGCGGCACGGCGCTCGCCTCGCTCTCCGTGCCGGGCCAGAAGGGCGGGGCGACGGTCCAGGACGGCTGGGCGGAGAGCCCGGAGGCCTTCACCGTGATCGCCGCCGAGCTGCGCGCGTACTTCGAGGGGAGCCGGACCGGCTTCGGCATCGAGTGCACCGTCAGCCGGGGCACCGACTTCCAGCGGCGCGTGTGGGAGGCCCTGGAGGCCATCCCGTACGGCACGACGCTCAGCTACGGCGAGATCGCCGCCCGGATCGGGGCCTCGCGCGCGGCCGTCCGCTCGGTGGGCACCGCGATCGGTGCCAATCCGCTGCTGGTCGTGCGCCCCTGCCACCGCGTGATCGGCGCGAGCGGCGCCCTGACCGGCTACTCGGGCGGGCTCGACCGCAAGAGGAAGCTCCTGGACCTGGAGAACCACCACCAGGCGGCCTGA